In Melospiza georgiana isolate bMelGeo1 chromosome 8, bMelGeo1.pri, whole genome shotgun sequence, one genomic interval encodes:
- the KIF20B gene encoding kinesin-like protein KIF20B has product MDPVLDNGKFYRPSYIASIEPSPRAGPVRLEDIKTDLSSEFSLVSSDSDTSQRSSLDSKGHIQVCLRIRPFTSLERENGSQDCVSLEDSTNIVLKPPQHYLSRLSEKTSGPTLQKFTFSQVFGPETTQEEFFEGTMKQPVQDFLDGYNRLVFTYGVTNAGKTYTFQGTEDDGGILPRTMDMLFKSIQGKLYTAMDLKPYRCRDYIKLTENQVREETAIKNSLLRLIKEVDHQINTRDTAPVDSKDLEDSSQDLEQSITTARSYIKFSVWVSFFEIYNECFYDLLIPMSNDKKRKTLRLAQDIKGCSFVKDLQWVQISDSKEAFRLLKLGLKRQSIASTKLNNSSSRSHSIFTVKLLKIEDSGIPRVTRVNELSLCDLAGSERYTKTRNEGDRLKESGNINTSLLTLGKCINALKNCQQSKLQQHIPFRESKLTHFLQGFFSGKGKVYMIVNISKCASAYEETLNVLKFSAIAQEVLVMDTSILPQDQSFGQKLAGESSLLNVTRMPIPRKRATILWDRTLEDVFEDDDDEMEEQPSVSREEAEQENEGNQIVIAKEKYTMLMNLVEELKNRLITEKQDQLLLEMKIREEVAQEFTNYFAQRELNFNKCLANEREQLEENAEKRLEIFKELVNSCSKNADEKCELQDRPCSEQAGLLNEETCTDTAARIDFGGVIDSLQNDITDIKNQAEAAHQYIVSLEDPQETIGCLEKQLAKITTELVETKEELEKKTKGFEAQRVKLDESAEQLKEATEKMNIQNERIQELIDIVKQKDEMIMKLQGQISRSEETIKDYENTLTTSKRKLAEKNSNQVIESSHFKDCEETVLEVGRKRCLENKPTAEEEPPTKKGDKRESWENYCLDQKRTDSSETYVEMLALKQRIETLEGQIAVLEEQCQREKTEKEELNQQIANLHLKLSASKEKASSLSGELQQCQAEYQETVSELDKQKIINKEQEEKIIQLNNEVADAKQNIIDKVSQIKTMQSQVDELYKCHSESYAVDIDLVDVKDSLDPKKDEPETVQMSPPSMQFQTASTAGLRQESSFHCSIESIWEQCKIMIKASSQKSHQIQQLRQQVADVEKRLHDSDNYNNQLKIKLNEITNQEHQSVKEKDLLNQLQEQIQKKTQDFEKQAAENQRVISQFQEKVASYEGEIRDLTSLLEASRTKDDRMKELEGELKEKESTILNLESNTVALQEKCARVDKKLKELGDREADLKDEVVQLKSSLETMKHVLQEKEKNECEQMQSIELLRKDLSESSALVQSLKKDLQRKEEEYTDLKEKFSDAKKQIQQVQKEVCAMQTQEKSLRKQVDELEKIKKQFSDELEFKQRTILQLKKEQLDKEKLEEISRQYEKTHKDLCAKEKIIEDMRMTLEEQEQTQTEQDKVLEAKLEETNRLVLELEAWKQKYRELNNQCNSDWQQKMSKNEEKTINEDEEFTKLQKELEENEAKYQTDRKKWLEEKMGLINQVKEAENHRNREMRKFVEDREHHVKQQAEIERLAAQLVEKDSNLQKWREERDELVEALEVQLKALASSTIEKDKEIERLKQAALMASEKDKETDIEDLKKQLAEKDDFIKEMKQQINHENPQSLAEIPLLEEGQDKIDQSVNKEDHSEIVLDSTEVSTEDGKSSRFPEPEMEIQFTPLQPHKMEVKHQGSPSPVTVKMLKPRRKRKSVEMNEDFVKSENKRNAKPAMADSPSASNKKMMSTAQSLRKEYSLRRQESTLNKKSSRKKDGTLQKIGDFFQSSPTIIHSKAKKLIETISSPKSAEQENVKENELKPKRAKRKLYTTDISCPLDIPSSSILIEQKEKESDHLIIKRRLRSRIAK; this is encoded by the exons ATGGACCCAGTTTTGGATAATGGGAAGTTCTACCGACCATCCTATATTGCCAGCATTGAGCCATCTCCCAGAGCAGGACCAGTACGTTTGGAAGATATTAAAACAGATCTCTCCTCAGaattttctttggtttcttcGGACTCAGACACAAGCCAG AGGAGCAGTTTGGATTCTAAGGGACACATACAGGTTTGCCTGCGTATCAGGCCATTTACATCattggaaagagaaaatggaTCACAG GACTGTGTTTCACTTGAAGACTCAACAAATATTGTACTGAAGCCCCCCCAACATTATTTGAGTCGACTAAGTGAAAAAACTTCAGGACCAACGTTACAGAAGTTCACTTTTTCACAA GTGTTTGGACCTGAAACAACCCAAGAAGAATTCTTTGAAGGTACCATGAAGCAACCAGTGCAAGATTTCCTAGATGGATATAATCGTCTAGTTTTTACATATGGTGTAACAAATGCTGGGAAAACTTACACTTTCCAAG GGACAGAGGATGATGGTGGTATTCTGCCAAGGACTATGGATATGTTGTTTAAAAGTATTCAAGGAAAGCTGTACACAGCAATGGATCTCAAACCCTATCGGTGTAGAGATTATATAAAGCTGACTGAAAACCAAGTGAGAGAAGAAACTGCCATTAAAAATTCATTACTTCGTCTAATAAAAGAG gtAGACCACCAGATTAACACTAGGGACACAGCACCTGTGGATTCTAAGG ATTTGGAAGATAGCTCACAAGACTTGGAACAATCTATCACAACTGCAAGAAGCTACATCAAATTTTCTGTCTGGGTTTCATTTTTTGAGATTTACAACGAATGTTTTTATGATCTACTGATTCCTATGTCAAatgacaagaaaagaaaaacactccGCCTTGCTCAAGACATCAAGGGATGTTCTTTTGTGAAAG ATCTACAGTGGGTTCAGATTTCTGACTCTAAAGAAGCTTTTAGACTTCTAAAACTGGGGTTGAAACGCCAGAGTATTGCAAGCACGAAACTAAATAATTCCTCCAGCAGAAG TCACAGCATATTCACAGTTAAACTACTGAAAATTGAAGATTCAGGAATACCAAGGGTGACCCGAGTCAATGA ATTGTCATTGTGTGATCTTGCTGGTTCTGAAAGATATACCAAGACCCGCAATGAGGGTGACAGATTGAAGGAGAGTGGAAATATAAATACCTCTCTCCTGACTCTGGGCAAGTGTATTAATGCTCTCAAGAACTGTCAACAGTCAAA GTTGCAGCAGCACATACCCTTTCGGGAAAGTAAGTTAACTCATTTCCTTCAAGGATTTTTCAGTGGAAAGGGGAAGGTGTACATGATAGTAAACATCAGCAAATGTGCATCAGCCTATGAGGAAACACTCAATGTGCTGAAGTTCTCTGCCATTGCACAAGAA GTTTTAGTTATGGACACATCTATTCTTCCCCAAGATCAGTCATTTGGCCAGAAATTGGCAGGAGAATCATCACTGCTTAACGTCACTAGAATGCCAATCCCAAGGAAAAGAGCTACAATCCTATGGGACAGAACCTTGGAAGATGTGtttgaagatgatgatgatgagatGGAGGAACAGCCCAGTGTCTCAAGAgaagaagcagagcaggaaaatgaaggaaatcaGATTGTTATTGccaaagaaaaatataca ATGCTGATGAATCTGGTAGAAGAGCTGAAGAACAGACTTATTACTGAAAAGCAAGATCAGTTACTGCTGGAAATGAAAATTCGTGAAGAAGTGGCACAAGAATTTACGAATTATTTTGCTCAACGGGAATTAAATTTCAA TAAGTGCCTTGCTAATGAACGAGAGCAGCTtgaagaaaatgctgaaaaacgCCTGGAAATCTTCAAGGAACTTGTAAATAGTTGTAGTAAAAATGCAGATGAAAAATGTGAATTACAAGATCGGCCTTGCAGTGAGCAAGCTGGACTTCTG AATGAAGAAacctgcacagacacagctgccCGCATTGATTTTGGGGGTGTTATTGATTCTCTGCAAAATGATATCACAGATATCAAAAAtcaggcagaagcagcacacCAGTACATTGTGTCCTTAGAGGACCCACAGGAAACAATAGGTTGTCTTGAAAAACAGCTGGCAAAAATAACTACTGAACTGGTTGAGACCaaggaggagctggaaaagaaaaccaaag GTTTTGAAGCACAGAGGGTTAAATTGGATGAATCTGCTGAACAACTTAAAGAAGCAACTGAG aaaatgaatatACAAAATGAAAGGATTCAAGAACTGATTGACATTGTGAAGCAAAAAGATGAAATGATTATGAAACTACAAGGTCAGATATCTCGTTCAGAAGAAACCATCAAAGACTAT GAGAACACTTTGACTAccagtaagagaaaattagCAGAAAAGAACTCTAACCAAGTGATTGAAAGCAGCCACTTCAAGGATTGTGAGGAAACTGTGTTGGAAGTGGGAAGAAAACGTTGCTTGGAAAATAAGCCTACTGCAGAAGAAGAACCACCTACAAAGAAAG gaGATAAGAGAGAGAGTTGGGAAAACTACTGTCTTGATCAAAAGAGAACTGATAGTTCTGAGACCTACGTGGAGATGCTAGCACTAAAGCAAAGAATTGAAACCTTGGAAGGTCAGATAGCTGTGCTTGAAGAACAgtgccaaagagaaaaaactgaaaaagaagagTTAAATCAGCAGATAGCAAACTTGCACCTGAAACTCTCTGCTTCCAAAGAAAAGGCTTCTAGCTTAAGTGGAGAACTTCAACAATGTCAAGCTGAATATCAGGAGACTGTTTCTGAATTggacaaacagaaaattataaatAAGGAACAAGAAGAAAAGATTATTCAGCTAAATAATGAAGTAGCAGATGCtaaacaaaatataattgaCAAAGTGTCACAAATTAAAACAATGCAGTCCCAGGTGGATGAATTGTATAAATGTCACTCAGAATCTTATGCTGTGGATATTGATTTAGTTGATGTGAAGGATTCCTTAGACCCAAAAAAAGATGAACCAGAGACAGTTCAAATGAGTCCTCCATCCATGCAGTTCCAAACTGCTTCTACAGCAGGTCTGAGACAGGAGAGCTCCTTTCATTGCAGCATTGAAAGCATTTGGGAGCAATGCAAAATTATGATTAAGGCTTCCTCACAAAAAAGTCATCAGATCCAACAACTACGTCAGCAAGTTGCAGACGTAGAGAAGAGACTTCATGATAGTGACAATTACAATAAtcaactaaaaataaaattaaatgaaattacaaATCAAGAGCATCAATCTGTAAAGGAAAAAGATCTTCTGAATCAGTTACAAGAGCAAATCCAGAAGAAAACCCAGGATTTTGAAAAACAGGCTGCAGAAAATCAGAGAGTAATTTCACAGTTTCAGGAGAAAGTTGCCAGCTATGAGGGAGAAATAAGAGATCTTACATCCCTATTGGAGGCTTCTAGGACTAAAGATGACAGGATGAAAGAGTTAGAAGgagaactgaaagaaaaagaatctaCTATTTTAAATCTAGAAAGTAATACAGTAGCTCTGCAAGAAAAATGTGCCCGTGTAGacaaaaaactgaaagaactCGGTGATCGAGAAGCAGATTTGAAGGATGAAGTTGTGCAGTTGAAGAGCAGTCTGGAGACCATGAAACATGTTcttcaggaaaaggagaaaaatgagtGTGAGCAAATGCAGTCTATAGAACT GCTGCGTAAAGATCTTTCTGAAAGCTCTGCCCTTGTACAAAGTTTGAAAAAAGATTtgcagaggaaagaggaagaataCACAGATTTGAAAGAGAAGTTTTCTGATGCCAAGAAACAAATTCAGCAAGTACAAAAAGAG gtgtgtgcaatgcaaactCAGGAGAAATCCTTGAGGAAACAAGTTGATGAActtgagaaaattaaaaagcagtttaGTGACGAATTAGAGTTCAAACAGCGCACAATCTTGCAActtaaaaag GAGCAGTTGGACAAAGAAAAGCTGGAAGAAATCTCCAGACAGTATGAGAAAACACATAAAG atctgtgtgcaaaggaaaaaataattgaagatATGCGGATGACATTAGAAGAACAAGAACAGACTCAGACTGAACAAGATAAAGTGCTTGAAGCCAAATTAGAAGAGACCAACAGATTGGTTTTGG AACTGGAAGCCTGGAAGCAGAAATATAGAGAGCTGAATAACCAGTGCAACAGTGACTGGCAGCAAAAGATGAGCAAAAATGAGGAGAAAACCATAAATGAAGATGAGGAATTCACAAAGCTCCAAAAAGAACTGGAG GAAAATGAGGCAAAGTATCAAACTGATCGGAAGAAGTGGCTTGAGGAAAAAATGGGACTCATAAATCAAGTAAAAGAAGCTGAGAACCATCGCAATAGGGAAATGAGAAAGTTTGTGGAGGATAGAGAGCATCATGTGAAGCAACAAGCAGAAATT GAAAGACTTGCTGCACAACTTGTAGAGAAGGACAGCAATCTTCAAAAGTGGCGTGAGGAAAGAGATGAGCTAGTAGAAGCTTTGGAAGTACAGCTCAAGGCTTTGGCTTCTAGCACCatagaaaaagataaagaaatagaaaggcTGAAACAGGCTGCACTAATGGCTTCAGAAAAg GATAAGGAAACTGACATAGAAGATCTAAAaaaacagctggcagagaaAGATGACTTTATAAAGGAAATGAAACAGCAGATTAACCATGAAAATCCTCAGTCTTTGGCAGAAATACCTTTACTTGAAGAAGGACAAGATAAAATTGATCAGTCTGTAAACAAAGAG GACCATTCTGAAATTGTCCTTGATTCTACTGAAGTGTCCACAGAGGATGGAAAATCGAGTCGGTTCCCAGAACCAGAGATGGAAATCCAGTTCACACCTCTGCAACCCCATAAGATGGAGGTGAAGCACCAGGGCAGCCCCTCACCAGTTACAGTGAAAATGCTCAAGccaagaaggaaaaggaagagtgTAGAGATGAATGAG gattttgtGAAGAGTGAGAACAAGAGAAATGCAAAACCTGCTATGGCTGACTCACCTTCTGCAAGCAACAAAAAAATG ATGTCTACTGCACAATCTCTTAGAAAAGAATACTCCTTAAGAAGGCAAGAATCCACTCTAAATAAAAAGTCATCTAGGAAGAAAGATGGAACGCTACAGAAAATTGGTGATTTTTTCCAAAGCTCTCCTACTATTATTCACTCTAAAG CAAAGAAGCTTATTGAGACAATAAGCTCTCCCAAGTCTGCAGAACAAGAAAATGTCAAAGAAAATGAGCTCAAGCCAAAACGAGCTAAGAGAAAGCTGTATACAACTGACATTTCTTGCCCTCTGGATATCCCTAGTTCTTCA